Proteins encoded within one genomic window of Episyrphus balteatus chromosome 1, idEpiBalt1.1, whole genome shotgun sequence:
- the LOC129907334 gene encoding F-box/LRR-repeat protein 6 codes for MDFSEDKTEAASMQTDAENEPKRSNSESGEELNNIASVSPKDAFDKKRETRSKYVDSEAKESSASNFSNNFEITNQMKEDKGICRPQGGNTKQSQGPETIDNVSQESSVPDNILSPPKSETQTDETNTATSSPASESQLSPTVGRDGSTVGGGGGLAVGTTTAAATSAQSGESSAVSPASGSGDQSPRVVQPINIIANGTIPKSGKPLMLPMNKKISKPKSSKQKKSKALVAIYESEISDNKIGIKLCIKKSDSGNTPTKTKPNRKRSRKSKTRVDSDDSEYETKRRRERPTNNNSDRPKRGDATNFKEPVEQSAWGSTIPENVLLKIFQNVVEKEGPLPTLFRLGRVCALWRNVSLTSSLWRSMDLSTWVKEKYRTELKLKWFIENRGRGCTDLNVSNWKVTDISCILAKLSESCPNLTGITLNGWKGFTSDHLTFLVDNIPKLERLDLSSINVEMNASKSAVGLQSLCNSLQTINGRLTHLHLAHNRLAGIPQILTILASHCPNLVLLDLSNVRTAAISHGILHVEKLQHGCQKLKVLRVTNSHVTLSQASIQEAMDSPGFPDLEELSVAALTDESRLISDEHLQRILKSSSKLKLLDVRGCTRLTHESLIRLPAWDIKHLFLSGCSVTRDVGSGLELIASKWAHSLVEIDLAWANVQQPLDNALRALAEKGSESPLSHLNLCGSSVSEDAVKEILANCPNMNSINLSSCRGLPRGVKRLMHGPTEIQELREVLKVQMKVKLPAELSQRQVKTDDPVAN; via the exons ATGGATTTTTCTGAAGATAAAACTGAAGCAGCCTCTATGCAAACAGACGCTGAAAATGAACCCAAACGATCAAACTCTGAATCTGGTGAAGAACTTAATAACATTGCAAGTGTATCACCAAAAGATgcatttgataaaaaaagagaaactcGTTCCAAATATGTAGATTCCGAAGCAAAAGAGTCGTCAGCTTCAAATTTtagcaacaattttgaaataaccaaTCAAATGAAAGAAGATAAAGGCATTTGTAGGCCGCAAGGAGGAAACACAAAGCAATCACAGGGTCCAGAAACGATTGATAATGTTTCACAAGAGTCTTCAGTACCAGACAATATTCTGTCACCTCCAAAGTCAGAAACTCAAACAGATGAAACAAATACTGCAACATCATCGCCAGCTTCAGAATCACAACTTTCACCAACTGTTGGCCGAGATGGTTCAActgttggtggtggtggtggtttgGCTGTAGGAACAACTACAGCGGCAGCCACATCAGCACAATCTGGGGAATCATCAGCGGTCTCACCAGCGTCAGGTAGTGGCGATCAATCACCGAGAGTCGTCCAACCAATCAATATCATCGCCAACGGAACAATTCCCAAATCTGGGAAACCACTCATGTTGCCGATGAACAAGAAAATAAGCAAACCAAAGTCCAGTAAACAAAAGAAGTCAAAAGCCTTGGTTGCGATATATGAGAGTGAG ATTAGTGACAATAAAATTGGCATTAAACTCTGTATCAAAAAATCAGACAGCGGCAACACACcaacaaaaactaaaccgaATAGGAAAAGATCGCGCAAATCGAAAACACGTGTCGATAGTGATGATTCTGAGTACGAAACAAAACGTCGACGAGAAAGACCAACAAATAACAATTCTGATCGACCTAAACGGGGTGATGCAACAAATTTTAAGGAACCCGTCGAGCAAAGTGCCTGGGGATCAACAATTCCCGAAAATGTGCTCTTAAAA atttttcaaaatgttgttgAAAAAGAAGGACCTCTGCCGACGCTATTTAGATTAGGACGAGTTTGTGCTCTATGGCGCAATGTTTCATTGACTTCGTCCCTATGGCGCTCGATGGACCTTAGCACCTGGGTTAAGGAAAAATATCGCACAGAATTAAAGCTCAAGTGGTTTATTGAAAATAGAGGAAGAGGATGCACCGATTTGAATGTTT cCAACTGGAAAGTAACGGATATATCATGCATCCTTGCCAAACTATCGGAAAGCTGTCCCAATCTAACTGGTATTACATTAAACGGCTGGAAAGGCTTCACATCGGATCATCTAACATTTCTTGTTGACAACATACCAAAACTTGAGCGTTTAGACTTGAGTTCGATAAAC GTCGAAATGAATGCAAGCAAAAGTGCTGTTGGCCTGCAATCCTTGTGCAATTCCTTACAAACAATCAATGGTCGCCTAACCCATTTGCATTTGGCTCACAACAGACTTGCTGGAATACCACAAATTTTAACAATATTAGCA TCACATTGTCCCAATTTGGTTCTTCTTGATCTCTCAAATGTTCGTACGGCAGCCATTTCGCATGGAATTTTGCACGTAGAAAAACTTCAACATGGTTGTCAGAAATTAAAAGTGCTACGTGTTACCAATTCTCATGTAACTCTCAGTCAGGCTTCAATTCAGGAAGCG atgGACTCTCCTGGTTTCCCCGATCTTGAGGAACTCTCTGTGGCAGCCCTAACAGACGAATCTCGACTCATAAGCGACGAACATCTGCAAAGGATTTTAAAGAGCAGTTCCAAACTGAAGTTATTAGATGTAAGAGGATGTACGCGTTTAACGCACGAAAGTCTTATTCGTTTACCAGCCTGGgatataaaacatttatttttatctggATGTTCTGTTACGAGAGATGTTGG ATCCGGTTTGGAGTTGATAGCTTCTAAGTGGGCGCATAGTTTAGTTGAAATAGATTTGGCCTGGGCAAATGTGCAACAACCTCTTGATAATGCTCTAAGAGCGCTGGCGGAAAAGGGAAGCGAATCTCCATTGAG TCATCTCAACCTTTGTGGATCATCGGTTTCTGAAGATGCTGTTAAGGAAATTTTAGCGAATTGCCCGAACATGAACTCGATAAATTTGTCTTCATGTCGTGGCTTACCGCGCGGTGTAAAACGCCTAATGCATGGACCAACAGAAATACAAGAACTGAGAGAAGTTCTTAAAGTCCAGATGAAAGTTAAACTACCCGCAGAATTGAGTCAACGACAAGTCAAAACTGATGATCCTGTTGCAAATTGA
- the LOC129907352 gene encoding UPF0605 protein CG18335, with product MEIVSTPEPHFIPGYTGHCPQYLYRVGKTYGNLTHKLLIDPCIHHSAKLLVAGPNEIKTAGDKPTLKEIDLIKTHEREGDAVLKYPIIPGYNGFIPNINSKIGLRFLAAATAGVAEHERYMQQLKCERRNLRHKNLLQSGEGLFGRNLGEISMHQTTYQLPLLPVRKEAEGIKRTREDSYQDKRVPYSKHTPPHFMVDNDPEKFVMKGYAGHIPMTLNRFGESNKPLTANALCEFSNDYQHRKTSDWESTDNKASSGESFKIYHSKTGMIPNYAGHVPGEIFKFGSTYGKNTIDAKRWLEDH from the exons ATGGAAATAGTTTCAACACCGGAACCACACTTTATTCCTGG ATACACCGGCCATTGTCCCCAGTATCTCTATCGTGTGGGAAAAACTTATGGAAATCTCACACATAAGCTCCTTATTGATCCATGTATTCATCATTCAGCAAAACTTTTAGTTGCTGGTCCAAATGAGATCAAAACTGCCGGAGACAAACCAACTCTTAAAGAAATCGATCTTATCAAAACTCATGAAAGAGAAGGCGATGCAGTTTTAAAGTATCCCATAATTCCTGGATACAATGGATTCATTCCGAATATCAATTCAAAAATTGGTCTTCGTTTTTTGGCAGCCGCTACAGCTGGTGTAGCTGAACACGAAAGATATATGCAACAGTTAAAATGTGAACGTAGAAATCTTAGGCATAAAAACTTGTTACAAAGTGGAGAAGGTCTTTTTGGTAGAAATTTAGGGGAAATATCA ATGCATCAAACAACCTATCAATTACCGCTTCTACCCGTGCGAAAAGAGGCTGAAGGTATTAAAAGGACAAGGGAAGATAGCTATCAAGATAAACGTGTTCCATATTCAAAACATACACCTCCACATTTTATGGTTGATAATGACCCTGAAAAATTTGTCATGAAAG GATATGCTGGCCACATTCCTATGACACTGAATCGTTTCGGTGAGAGTAATAAGCCGTTAACAGCAAATGCACTTTGTGAATTTTCAAACGATTATCAACATCGAAAAACTTCAGATTGGGAATCAACTGACAACAAAGCATCTTCTGGtgaatcttttaaaatttaccATAGCAAAACTGGAATGATTCCAAATTATGCTGGTCATGTGCCAggagaaattttcaaatttggtagtACCTATGGAAAGAATACGATCGATGCGAAACGGTGGTTGGAAGATCATTAA